The nucleotide window TTTGTTTGTCTCCATTTGCTCTCTTGAAGAAGTGTTTTTGAGAATTGGTTTTCATGTTTCAGGTAAAGTATGTGCATTCGCTGATGAAAACAGCCAAAATACGAGAGAAAGAACAGGACATAGTCTATGAAAGGAAACTTCTGAAGGAGAGAAGCAAGGAAGATCACTTGTATGAAGACAAAGAGAAGTTTGTCACAAGTGCCTATAAGAAGAAACTTGCTGAACAGGCAAAATGGTTGGAGGAGGAGCGTTTACGGGAACTTCGTGAGCAAAAAGATGATGTATGTGTTCATATCACTCcctcttcttttcatcttctgtTGATATCTAGATTTATTTGAATGGTACCTCTAAATTTTATGTTTGATTGCATGATTGTTATAGGATTATAGCCTTCTACTATCACGTTTGGTATTGTAGTTATGTGTCATGTTCGCAGTATTGCATGGTCCCTGAAACCTAACAGCAtcagacattgtatatggatgTCGGACGATGTGAAGATTGAAGATTTGGGCATTTGGACACTTCTCTGtctttgtacatgtatatgtgtgtgtgtgtttgtgtgtctatatatatatatacaataaattTGCAGAAAGATTAATTGTGGGGATGATGTGCCTACTCTAACTTCGTTTTTCATTGTGTAACTAAAAAGGAGTGATGGTGTGGATGCAGCTTGTCCGTACCTGTCTGATTAGATAGAAAATGCTGGGCCTCCTTTTATGTTGAATCAAATAAATTCTGAAAATAGTAGCTGGCAGTGGGTGAGGTATATATATGGTCCCTAGATTGTATCAATTATTTAATAGCGTCGACTTTGTGAACCAGCCAAAGCCATTAAATAGGAAGAAATGTGTGGCTGCAATGCCCTTAGCAAAACTAAAGGCAACTTTGAAACTTCTCTCTGAAGTCAACACACTctgaaaaagaagggaagattcattttttgttgagaACCTCTCAGCCACACATCCTTTTATTCTGTTGATTTACATTTCAGATCCAGGCATAAAATCTtgttggatggagaaatccaatGATCCCATAgatatgttatatataattatatatatagttggtttgtgtttgttgattcatttttattttgctgAGAATAGCTGAGGTCTCAAGCTTGGCTCCAGCTTTAGCCTGGTGactgaataaaaaacaaagctTAAATGGTCAAGATTCAAGCTTGGATAGCTCTGCCTGATGAACGTTCTTCTCACTTGGACACCATATTTATCTCAACAAGTAACTTCTCGTAATACTACTAGTTGATATAACAGTTTTTATAATTCCATAAATTTCCTGTTGTCTGAAGGTAACCAAGAAAGACATTACTGATTTCTACTTCAACCTAAGCAAGAACGTGGCTTTTGGTGCACAAGCAACTCAATCTGACCGCATGCCTCTAGGAAAACCTCAAGAAATGGCTGCTGGAGGTAACAAGATTCTCTTTTCAGGGGATGTTGAGGCTGGTGCTCAGCCTGCGGTTGCTTCTGTCCAGAAGGATGTTAAAGATGAAACTGAAAAGCCTCTTTCCCCCCAGCGTGATGGATCTGCGGGTGTCAGATTGCTTCCTGATGTTTCTACAACATCCAAAATTGTCAATGCTGAACATGCATCTGCCAGTGAAACAGTTGTGCATCCACATCATAAAAGGAGCAATGATGCCTTAGCTGCTGCTAAAGAGCGATATATGGCAAGAAAGAGAACCAAAGAGCAGTAACATTGGGATTCTTTATGTAAGCATCCCACCGGTTTATCCTGCCATTGCTGATGATCTCGATTTTGTTCTAAATCGATTAACACCTCAGGCAAGTATTATGATCGTTCATAATTTTAAGTAAACAGCCACCATCGAGTTTACTTGGATGATAAACAGAGAAAACGAGTCACCCTTCTGTTGTCAAAGGATACAAGTTCACTTTGTTGCTCCGCTTAACGCCAGCAATCTCTTTGTGATATCTTGGATACATAGCTTTCATTTGTAAACTGTTTCATATCTTGGAGAAGCTGATAAAGCTACCTATACGTGGGAACATGAGCGGTGTCGAGTTGAAGATCAATTCCTCAGACAAGGTTGTGTTGCcgatttttctctttctcttggtGTTATTGTAAGTTTGAGGGCCAGGGCCcaccacaaagaaaaaaaaaaaaaggattccTTGGTACCAGTGTTCgatattattattactattgttgtttctgttattattattattgttattactATTATAATtaatattgttgttgttgttgtggtTCGTTAGATTATGCCAACAATCCCAGGGAACCTAACTTCAGGGTCTTTAAAGTTGAACCTAGCCACGTAGACGGAGCTCCTGTGGACCTTGGGTATCTTTCCATGTACCGTACCAAGGATAAAGCGCCTTCGACACATGCAAATCGTAGCTATAATAGACATCTTTTTTCGTTAATATTGTTCTTGTTCCTTTCGCTGTTGTATGTCATTTTTTGCGAAGTTTATGCCAATAGTTATGCGTCCTGCGTGTTCAACTCTtgtccttcaacttgaaggtctttgAATTAATCCTCTAGCCAGGATGGTGGTGACCATGAATAGACTTTTGCACAAGATTTGTATGCAAAAATTCTTTAATTTGCAAATTCAAAGTATGGTAAATACTTTTTCCTTACAAAATATATCAAGTAGAGTGTGTTCCATTCCAACGATTAAACGTCGTTGTGAATGAAGGCCCCTAGGAGATCTATGTTTCTAACAGCTTTGGAAAATTGGTGGGTAGTAGAGAACCCAAATAGGCACATCAGATTTGTTTACCTTCATGTTTTCCTTCATGTTTTCCAACCTTTTAAAATCATGTGATAGACATCTAGAGGAGATA belongs to Nymphaea colorata isolate Beijing-Zhang1983 chromosome 13, ASM883128v2, whole genome shotgun sequence and includes:
- the LOC116267153 gene encoding uncharacterized protein LOC116267153, whose amino-acid sequence is MKKYGLQLRAPAQPKKTQTASIRPLPSLFRDDDDDDDVEKEIARQASKQKSLRDVEAQHKKALEEDPTVFDYDGVYDEMKEKIARPIMQDRQKREVKYVHSLMKTAKIREKEQDIVYERKLLKERSKEDHLYEDKEKFVTSAYKKKLAEQAKWLEEERLRELREQKDDVTKKDITDFYFNLSKNVAFGAQATQSDRMPLGKPQEMAAGGNKILFSGDVEAGAQPAVASVQKDVKDETEKPLSPQRDGSAGVRLLPDVSTTSKIVNAEHASASETVVHPHHKRSNDALAAAKERYMARKRTKEQ